The following coding sequences are from one Leptolyngbya sp. NIES-3755 window:
- a CDS encoding hypothetical protein (protein of unknown function DUF88;~similar to AA sequence:cyanobase_aa:LBDG_36220) — MQLVSRSSLPAHSPFPNLSQSEATERVVILIDGANLFYAAMQLGLEIDYTRLLHCLAKGRSLVRAYFYTGVDRSNDKQQRFLLWMRHNGYRVVAKDLIQHPDGSKKADLNIEMAVDMLTLSQHCDRIVLLSGTGDLTYAVDHVAYRGVQVEVVSLPTMTSDSLINVCDRFVDLSKLKSEIEKLRPQARIPD, encoded by the coding sequence ATGCAATTAGTTTCACGATCGTCTCTACCCGCTCATTCACCGTTTCCAAACCTTTCACAGTCCGAAGCGACAGAACGAGTCGTTATCTTGATCGATGGTGCGAATTTGTTCTATGCAGCCATGCAGCTTGGACTAGAAATTGACTATACGCGACTTTTGCACTGTTTAGCCAAAGGTCGATCGCTGGTTCGTGCTTACTTCTACACGGGAGTCGATCGTAGCAATGATAAACAACAACGATTCCTACTTTGGATGCGCCACAACGGGTATCGAGTGGTTGCCAAAGATTTGATCCAACATCCAGACGGCTCCAAAAAAGCAGATCTGAACATTGAAATGGCAGTGGATATGCTCACCCTTTCGCAACACTGTGACCGGATTGTATTGCTCAGCGGCACAGGTGATTTAACTTATGCAGTCGATCACGTTGCTTATCGTGGTGTCCAAGTTGAAGTAGTGAGCTTACCCACCATGACCAGCGATAGTTTGATCAATGTCTGCGATCGCTTTGTTGATCTATCGAAGCTAAAATCCGAGATTGAGAAACTCCGACCTCAAGCCCGAATCCCAGATTGA
- a CDS encoding bicarbonate transport system ATP-binding protein (similar to AA sequence:cyanobase_aa:MAE20010): MTSFVSVEQVEKSFPLPGGDEYLALKGIDLQIKKGEFISLIGHSGCGKSTLLNMIAGLDNPTGGIVTLEGLTVKQPGPDRMVVFQNYSLLPWLTVRENVGLAVDEVLTEKPIEERKELTERYIKLVGLGHAIDKYPHEISGGMKQRVSIARGLAIQPKLLLLDEPFGALDALTRGNLQEQLIKICEENQVTAVMVTHDVDEAVLLSDRIVMLTNGPGSKIGNILDVDIPRPRRRMEVVKHPSYYSLRSELIYFLNQQKRVKKIRAQKVATVARHGLEKVNLEIGFVPLTACAPLAVAKEKGFFTKHGLDEVSLARETSWRGIVDGMTVGYLDAAQMPAGMPLWITLGGNDKTDNPAVITSLTMTRNGNGITLDRRFKEQGIDSLEAFKAMVDRSPENPHRFGVVHPSSMHNMLLRYWLAAGGIDPDHDVHLQIIPPAQMVVDLKAGTIDGFCVGDPWNLRAEREGVGTTIASDIDIWRGHVGKILGVREEWAAKYPNTHIALVKALLEACRYCADPANTTEIRQILARKEYVGTQVEYIQLGLGISDPAHHLFFGEGANRPSRTEQLWIMTQMARWGDIPLPRNWVEVLEKTCRVDVFSTAARELGLAELSYARNKIELFDGVPFNSEDPIAYLNSLAIKRDYTMAEIDLRPARAVA; the protein is encoded by the coding sequence ATGACAAGTTTCGTTTCTGTCGAACAGGTTGAAAAGTCCTTCCCGCTTCCCGGCGGGGATGAGTACCTGGCACTCAAAGGTATCGATCTTCAAATCAAGAAAGGCGAATTTATTTCACTGATTGGTCACTCTGGTTGTGGTAAGTCCACCTTGCTCAATATGATTGCAGGCTTGGACAATCCAACGGGTGGAATTGTGACCCTCGAAGGATTAACGGTGAAACAACCGGGTCCCGATCGCATGGTGGTGTTCCAAAACTATTCGCTCTTACCTTGGTTAACCGTGCGTGAGAACGTTGGATTGGCAGTCGATGAAGTTCTGACCGAGAAGCCGATCGAAGAACGCAAAGAACTAACCGAGCGTTACATCAAATTGGTCGGACTCGGACATGCGATCGACAAGTATCCTCACGAAATTTCTGGCGGGATGAAGCAACGGGTGTCGATCGCTCGTGGTCTAGCAATTCAACCGAAGCTACTACTGCTCGATGAGCCGTTTGGTGCGTTGGATGCGTTGACGAGAGGAAACCTCCAAGAGCAATTGATCAAAATCTGTGAGGAAAACCAAGTTACTGCGGTCATGGTGACTCACGATGTCGATGAAGCGGTGTTGTTGAGCGATCGAATTGTGATGCTCACGAATGGACCCGGTTCTAAAATCGGTAACATTCTCGATGTGGATATTCCTCGTCCTCGTCGCCGGATGGAAGTCGTGAAGCACCCTAGCTACTACAGCTTACGGAGTGAATTGATCTACTTCTTGAACCAGCAAAAGCGCGTGAAGAAGATTCGGGCACAAAAGGTGGCAACTGTCGCTCGTCACGGTTTAGAGAAAGTCAACCTCGAAATCGGATTCGTTCCTCTGACCGCTTGTGCTCCCTTAGCAGTCGCGAAAGAGAAAGGATTCTTCACGAAGCATGGTTTGGATGAAGTGTCTCTGGCACGTGAAACAAGCTGGCGCGGGATTGTAGACGGCATGACCGTGGGATACCTGGATGCGGCTCAAATGCCTGCGGGTATGCCGCTCTGGATCACGCTTGGTGGTAATGATAAGACCGATAATCCAGCGGTGATTACGTCGCTCACGATGACTCGGAACGGAAATGGCATCACGCTCGATCGACGATTCAAAGAGCAAGGAATTGATTCTTTAGAAGCGTTCAAGGCGATGGTCGATCGCTCTCCCGAAAATCCGCACCGTTTCGGCGTAGTTCACCCGTCCTCGATGCACAACATGTTGCTGCGGTACTGGTTAGCAGCGGGTGGAATCGACCCGGATCATGACGTTCATCTGCAAATCATTCCCCCTGCTCAGATGGTGGTGGACTTGAAAGCAGGCACGATCGATGGATTCTGCGTCGGTGATCCTTGGAATCTGCGGGCAGAGCGTGAAGGAGTTGGAACTACGATCGCATCCGATATCGACATCTGGCGCGGTCACGTGGGTAAAATCCTCGGTGTGCGCGAAGAGTGGGCAGCGAAGTATCCAAACACGCACATTGCACTCGTGAAGGCTCTTCTCGAAGCTTGTCGTTACTGTGCAGACCCAGCGAACACCACCGAAATTCGTCAGATTCTGGCACGTAAAGAATATGTCGGAACTCAGGTAGAATATATTCAACTTGGGTTAGGAATCTCTGATCCGGCACATCACTTATTCTTTGGGGAAGGCGCAAACCGTCCGAGCCGGACTGAGCAGCTTTGGATTATGACGCAAATGGCGCGTTGGGGAGACATTCCTCTGCCGCGCAACTGGGTGGAAGTGTTGGAAAAAACTTGCCGTGTGGATGTCTTTAGTACCGCTGCACGTGAGTTAGGTCTCGCAGAACTGAGCTATGCCCGGAACAAAATTGAACTGTTCGACGGCGTTCCGTTCAACTCTGAAGACCCGATCGCTTATCTCAACAGTCTGGCAATCAAACGTGACTACACGATGGCAGAAATCGATCTGCGCCCTGCCAGAGCCGTTGCCTAG
- a CDS encoding unknown protein (similar to AA sequence:cyanobase_aa:asr0013) codes for MLQLVVLFCSAQILSHSGVNYEFNHVLEEGIIFELLAGEGTVGRYGDLLKLGRRGDNLTPHHVPSNAYMTAKVTSYSRNLGIAMMIEHPVPGAGGRHRQTLSYGQSPDLSLTPRQVLAREIRDLRVLYQRQNVYTKAIKRSLQAIAQLNHSAWLGVFEK; via the coding sequence ATGCTACAACTTGTCGTTTTATTTTGCAGCGCTCAAATTTTGTCGCACAGCGGTGTAAATTATGAATTTAATCATGTTTTGGAGGAAGGAATTATTTTTGAGTTGTTGGCAGGTGAAGGAACTGTAGGGCGATATGGAGATCTACTCAAGCTTGGACGTAGAGGGGACAATCTAACCCCACATCATGTGCCATCTAACGCCTATATGACTGCGAAAGTAACAAGCTATTCGCGCAACTTAGGAATTGCGATGATGATAGAACATCCAGTGCCAGGGGCAGGCGGTCGCCACCGACAAACGCTTTCTTACGGGCAGTCACCCGATTTAAGTCTTACACCCAGGCAGGTTTTAGCAAGAGAAATTCGAGATTTGAGAGTGTTATATCAGCGTCAGAACGTTTACACTAAAGCAATTAAACGCAGTTTACAAGCGATCGCGCAATTGAATCATTCGGCTTGGCTTGGCGTGTTTGAAAAGTAG
- a CDS encoding hypothetical protein (hypothetical protein MC7420_2453;~similar to AA sequence:cyanobase_aa:LBDG_51730): protein MSLDQIAAAFDRQDYNLAARLVKEFLQASPQNPWGHLYKARLYEVSDNFDGATTLYEQLLKNVTHPKIVSHARQGLQRIAAKSQAKRQQAIEQAKSTPENTEPGLLILEAIAPETRTQAAKDFARIFNLDMYTARLHLPNRGWKMYRLGAIGELNFYQQQLKAANIPAFCTTEFALKTVPVFEVLYFVDYAPKAVVVCHDENGQLGSLTFDWAEVSQRVEGQLPIFERVVDGSVRKGVERQRKEKTLDYVQVCDLHLPKRRCILRLCDWRYHFDQGIEFGAMGDATIELDQSINRLHWNSLLNFLTEQIPEKPMWSDFAVFGETAIEFPILLDRIPHHLEAYESALWGSAFHLYSGLAFNRDFA, encoded by the coding sequence ATGTCACTGGATCAGATTGCGGCAGCCTTCGATCGCCAAGATTACAACCTTGCCGCCCGATTGGTAAAAGAGTTTCTTCAAGCATCGCCTCAAAATCCTTGGGGACATTTGTATAAAGCCAGGTTGTACGAAGTTTCTGACAATTTCGATGGTGCAACGACACTCTATGAGCAGCTTTTGAAGAATGTAACGCACCCCAAGATTGTCTCTCATGCGCGGCAAGGACTTCAGAGAATTGCAGCAAAATCTCAGGCAAAACGGCAACAAGCGATCGAGCAAGCCAAATCTACACCCGAAAATACTGAACCCGGTTTATTGATTCTTGAAGCGATCGCACCTGAAACCCGAACTCAAGCTGCAAAAGACTTTGCTCGAATCTTCAATCTTGATATGTATACGGCTCGATTACACTTGCCCAATCGCGGGTGGAAAATGTATCGATTAGGCGCGATCGGGGAACTGAACTTTTACCAACAGCAACTCAAAGCCGCAAACATTCCTGCCTTCTGCACAACCGAATTCGCACTCAAGACCGTTCCAGTGTTTGAAGTGTTGTACTTTGTGGATTATGCACCGAAAGCCGTTGTTGTCTGTCACGACGAAAATGGACAGCTTGGATCACTTACCTTTGATTGGGCAGAAGTCTCTCAGCGGGTCGAGGGGCAGTTACCAATCTTTGAGCGCGTTGTAGATGGATCAGTGCGGAAAGGTGTAGAGCGGCAGCGCAAAGAGAAAACATTAGACTATGTGCAAGTCTGTGATTTACATTTACCGAAAAGACGCTGCATTTTGAGACTGTGTGATTGGCGCTATCACTTTGATCAAGGGATTGAATTTGGGGCGATGGGCGATGCGACGATCGAGCTTGATCAATCGATCAATCGACTGCACTGGAATAGTTTGCTGAACTTTTTGACTGAGCAAATTCCTGAAAAACCAATGTGGTCAGATTTTGCTGTATTTGGAGAAACCGCGATCGAGTTTCCGATTTTGCTCGATCGAATTCCGCATCATCTGGAAGCTTACGAATCTGCATTATGGGGTTCAGCATTTCATCTCTACAGTGGTCTTGCTTTTAACCGCGATTTTGCATAA
- a CDS encoding nitrate ABC transporter, ATPase subunits C and D (similar to AA sequence:cyanobase_aa:PCC7424_4675) — MNLPIAMNTQQTATVTPVRSSLSQPFLTLENVVKVYNTRSGPQTIITDINLDVQQGEFICVIGHSGCGKSTMLNTVSGFVTPTEGEVKLKGKLVEKPGPDRMMVFQNYALLPWLTAFENVYLAIDSVFPQKSHADKSQIVNEHLAMVGLAEAAQKKPPQLSGGMRQRVAIARALSLRPEVLVLDEPFGALDAITKEELQEELAKICLDHGCTVLMVTHDIDEALFLADRLVMMTNGPEATIGEILTIPFARPRDRAQVMEDPLYYDLRNEALDFLYNRFAHDDTH, encoded by the coding sequence ATGAATCTCCCCATTGCAATGAATACACAACAAACTGCGACCGTGACTCCTGTGCGGTCATCATTGTCTCAGCCGTTCCTGACGCTAGAAAATGTCGTCAAGGTGTACAACACCCGCAGCGGTCCTCAAACGATCATCACCGATATCAATTTAGACGTTCAGCAAGGTGAATTTATCTGTGTGATCGGTCACTCCGGTTGCGGTAAGTCCACGATGTTGAACACCGTTTCAGGCTTCGTGACTCCGACCGAAGGAGAAGTGAAACTGAAAGGAAAACTGGTTGAGAAGCCAGGTCCCGATCGCATGATGGTGTTCCAAAACTATGCACTTCTACCTTGGTTAACCGCATTTGAGAACGTCTATTTGGCGATCGATTCGGTCTTCCCACAAAAATCCCATGCAGATAAGAGCCAGATCGTCAATGAACACTTGGCGATGGTTGGGCTTGCGGAAGCGGCTCAGAAAAAGCCACCTCAGTTATCCGGTGGTATGAGGCAGCGGGTGGCGATCGCTCGTGCGTTGTCGCTTCGTCCTGAAGTGCTCGTTCTAGATGAACCGTTCGGAGCATTGGACGCGATTACCAAAGAGGAATTGCAGGAAGAGCTTGCAAAAATTTGTTTGGATCACGGTTGTACAGTGTTGATGGTGACACACGACATTGACGAAGCGTTGTTCCTTGCCGATCGCTTAGTGATGATGACGAATGGACCGGAAGCAACGATCGGTGAAATTCTCACGATTCCGTTCGCTCGTCCTCGCGATCGCGCTCAAGTGATGGAAGATCCGCTGTATTACGATCTGCGGAACGAAGCGCTTGACTTCCTCTACAACCGTTTCGCGCACGACGATACGCACTAA
- a CDS encoding hypothetical protein (similar to AA sequence:cyanobase_aa:MAE54720) has product MSSDSLIDLLEANRLMRSTDEVACFEQTLEQLAQYPDAADLPRLHLIFDDACEHPEVMFSLVHFLESFDVQQQVEAFVQVMPKMVNRAAEWTAILHSRMMNDEIARSVFEERSRFVKIPTAISIK; this is encoded by the coding sequence ATGAGTTCCGATTCACTGATTGATCTCTTAGAAGCAAATCGCTTGATGCGATCGACCGATGAAGTTGCCTGCTTTGAGCAAACACTAGAACAACTTGCCCAATATCCTGACGCAGCAGATTTGCCAAGGTTGCATCTCATTTTCGATGATGCTTGTGAACATCCAGAAGTGATGTTTAGCCTAGTGCATTTTCTAGAGTCATTTGATGTGCAGCAACAAGTAGAAGCATTTGTTCAGGTCATGCCGAAAATGGTGAACCGGGCAGCAGAATGGACAGCGATTTTACATTCTCGAATGATGAATGATGAGATTGCACGATCCGTGTTCGAGGAGCGATCGAGATTTGTCAAAATTCCGACAGCAATTTCAATCAAGTAG
- a CDS encoding hypothetical protein (hypothetical protein N9414_13712;~similar to AA sequence:cyanobase_aa:LBDG_17300): MLDLLSAGLVSGWLKLAGLPSTFDPSEMFAQTTVQTPFWQTTDPTAEKIVKDYLEFLNRQGLKSEDQGIWLQSGSNLLLSNRGTNPIPAASLTKVATSLAALQTWGAEHQFETVMSSTGTIENGTLKGDLVIQGGGDPLFLWEDAIAIGNTLQKLGINRISGNLIIHGSFMMSFREDATKSGELLKKALNSKTWDEDIREEFGNAEMIRPTIEIKGSVQTGSATPTQVLLKYRSLPLVHLLKYLNVHSQNEMSQMLANNLGGAKTVIEKASKAANISPDELRLVNGSGLGTDNRISPHAACAMFAAIERTMHPLNLSIADFFPTSGVDQIGTLEDRSIPKQSVIKTGTLNQVSALAGVVPTRDRGLVWFAIINRGTDILELRHQQDLLLQALQKEWGSDVDSTVIQPSSWLKETLPEQRIEVMQNRG; encoded by the coding sequence TTGCTGGATCTGTTGAGCGCAGGATTAGTGTCGGGCTGGTTAAAGCTCGCAGGATTGCCGTCTACGTTTGATCCGAGCGAAATGTTTGCTCAGACAACGGTTCAAACTCCATTTTGGCAAACGACTGATCCAACGGCGGAGAAAATCGTCAAGGACTATCTGGAGTTCCTCAATCGTCAAGGTTTGAAGTCTGAAGATCAAGGCATTTGGCTACAATCAGGCTCGAATTTGCTGTTAAGTAATCGTGGTACAAATCCGATTCCTGCGGCTTCTTTGACGAAAGTTGCAACTTCACTGGCAGCATTGCAAACTTGGGGCGCAGAGCATCAGTTTGAAACGGTGATGAGTTCGACGGGTACAATCGAGAATGGCACTCTTAAAGGCGATTTAGTCATTCAAGGTGGCGGCGATCCATTGTTTTTGTGGGAAGATGCGATCGCAATCGGAAATACACTGCAAAAACTGGGTATTAATCGGATTTCAGGCAATCTGATCATCCATGGCAGCTTTATGATGAGCTTTCGAGAGGATGCCACTAAATCCGGTGAATTGTTGAAAAAAGCATTGAACTCGAAGACTTGGGATGAGGATATTCGAGAAGAATTTGGCAATGCAGAAATGATCCGCCCGACGATCGAAATAAAGGGCAGTGTGCAGACTGGATCAGCAACCCCAACTCAGGTGTTGTTGAAATATCGATCGCTTCCCTTAGTTCATCTGCTCAAATATCTCAATGTTCACAGTCAAAATGAGATGTCGCAGATGTTAGCTAATAATCTAGGCGGTGCAAAAACTGTGATCGAGAAAGCTTCCAAAGCTGCGAATATTTCACCGGATGAATTGCGATTGGTGAATGGTTCTGGATTGGGTACAGACAATCGAATCTCACCTCATGCGGCTTGTGCGATGTTTGCAGCGATCGAGCGAACCATGCACCCGTTGAATTTGTCGATCGCTGATTTCTTCCCAACTTCTGGAGTTGATCAGATTGGAACATTGGAAGACCGCAGCATTCCCAAGCAATCCGTGATCAAAACTGGAACATTGAATCAAGTGAGTGCTTTAGCTGGAGTGGTTCCGACTCGCGATCGTGGTTTAGTTTGGTTTGCTATTATCAATCGCGGAACAGACATTCTTGAACTTCGACACCAACAGGATCTGTTGCTCCAAGCTTTGCAGAAAGAATGGGGTTCTGATGTCGATTCAACTGTGATTCAACCGAGTTCATGGTTAAAGGAAACTCTACCAGAACAACGAATTGAAGTTATGCAAAATCGCGGTTAA
- a CDS encoding peptidoglycan-binding domain 1 protein (similar to AA sequence:cyanobase_aa:LBDG_16720) produces the protein MLQLKILVDTVLKQQPIESAKLPDDQKQSIKAGTVLTINSFTPVADYLKIELSDKTFQGKNTWLVFQRHSTILSDGKVSFPKATRLAVPYFDQLDNSDNPYGSCNVTSLAMVLSYFRVPPRNPSIRFPDELDRYCTDKDLDRHQPSAIAQVAQDYGCNDNFSQTASFEQVKEWLIQGNPAIVHGYFTPSGHIICIIGYNETGFIVNDPYGELMFSSDPSQSHYDIYTTGAGLTYSYNLMYQTCCEGNEFWVHFLSKRK, from the coding sequence ATGTTGCAACTCAAGATTTTGGTCGATACGGTTCTGAAGCAACAACCGATCGAGTCTGCAAAACTACCAGACGATCAGAAACAATCAATCAAAGCGGGTACTGTTCTCACAATCAATTCTTTTACTCCGGTTGCTGATTATCTCAAGATAGAACTCAGCGACAAAACTTTTCAGGGCAAAAACACCTGGCTCGTGTTTCAACGCCATTCAACGATTCTGAGTGATGGGAAAGTAAGTTTTCCGAAAGCGACGCGGCTTGCTGTGCCTTATTTCGACCAATTAGATAACTCTGATAATCCCTATGGAAGCTGTAATGTGACCAGTTTGGCGATGGTCTTGTCTTATTTTCGAGTGCCACCGCGCAATCCGAGTATTCGCTTTCCAGATGAACTCGATCGATATTGCACCGACAAGGATCTCGATCGACATCAACCCAGTGCGATCGCTCAAGTCGCACAAGATTACGGTTGCAATGATAACTTTAGTCAAACTGCCAGCTTTGAACAGGTGAAAGAATGGCTGATCCAGGGAAATCCCGCGATCGTGCATGGTTACTTCACTCCGAGCGGACACATCATCTGCATCATTGGCTATAACGAAACGGGCTTTATCGTGAATGATCCATATGGTGAATTGATGTTTAGCTCAGATCCCTCACAGAGCCACTACGACATTTACACCACAGGTGCAGGACTGACGTATTCCTACAATTTGATGTACCAGACTTGCTGCGAAGGCAACGAATTTTGGGTGCATTTCCTCTCGAAGCGAAAGTGA
- a CDS encoding hypothetical protein (hypothetical protein FJSC11DRAFT_3645;~similar to AA sequence:cyanobase_aa:LBDG_17310), which produces MAKPDPNRILRLLPIAVGILGGSLLFTNRILTPDLTNSQSRSDVMGVILSAILILTGLLWQQIQPRTPDSVELVGEEGFELDPNLPDSVKTELAWASHILLTNTVTRSLIVYYRGKVLLRRGILSPNKEVKPGAILQRVLDKQKPIYLVALNVYPGKIEFDYLPENTQGVICQPIGKEGVLILGANAPRSYTKQDENWVSAIAEKLDNSLSQL; this is translated from the coding sequence ATGGCAAAGCCTGATCCGAATCGAATTTTACGACTTTTACCGATCGCTGTTGGCATTCTCGGCGGAAGTTTGTTATTCACCAATCGAATTCTCACCCCTGATCTGACCAATTCTCAATCGCGATCGGATGTGATGGGCGTGATTTTGAGCGCGATTCTGATTTTGACTGGCTTACTCTGGCAGCAAATCCAACCCCGCACCCCAGACAGCGTGGAATTAGTTGGCGAAGAAGGGTTTGAACTTGATCCAAACTTACCCGATTCTGTGAAAACTGAGTTAGCTTGGGCATCTCATATTTTGCTGACGAATACCGTTACCCGATCGCTAATCGTCTACTATCGCGGTAAAGTTCTCCTCCGTCGCGGCATTCTCAGCCCAAATAAAGAAGTGAAACCAGGAGCCATCTTGCAGCGCGTTCTGGATAAGCAAAAACCGATTTATCTCGTTGCTCTGAATGTTTATCCTGGAAAGATTGAATTCGATTATCTGCCCGAAAATACTCAAGGTGTGATTTGTCAGCCGATCGGGAAAGAAGGCGTTCTAATTTTGGGAGCGAATGCACCTCGGAGCTATACAAAACAGGATGAGAATTGGGTGAGTGCGATCGCAGAAAAACTCGATAACTCCCTCAGCCAATTGTGA
- a CDS encoding ABC transporter (similar to AA sequence:cyanobase_aa:LBDG_36210), translated as MTSAKVHPLKRLFNYDRIYRTSALRASVYSVLNKVFDLAPPYLIGIAVDIVVSRDRSWIAALGITGLIGQLTFISFLTLIIWGAESLFEYFYDRQWRNLGQAMQHDLRLDAYQHLQELELGFFETETTGNLLAILNDDINQLERFLDSGANQILQFFTTVLLVGGTFIAFAPSVSWLAMLPIPFILWGSIVFQNRLAPRYADVRQKSGLISARLANNLSGIATIKSFTAEEYELDRVGAESEAYRKSNGKAIDLSAAFVPVIRFVILIGFTATLFLGGLKAANGELSVGTYGFMVFIIQRLLWPFTTLGQTLDQYQRAMASINRVMNLLDTPIAIPTGDQSLPTHQVKGNVDIQNITFSYVDRTPALKELSLHIPAGQTIGIVGATGSGKSTLVKLLLRFYEIQQGQILIDGIDIRELKLRDLRRCIGWVSQEVFLFHGTVAENISYGSFDASRSEVIQAAKLAEAHEFIDQLPQGYDTIVGERGQKLSGGQRQRLAIARAILKDPPILILDEATSAVDNETEAAIQRSLLTITQHRTTIAIAHRLSTIRQAHCIYVMEYGRIVEQGTHEELLELNGLYSSLWRVQSGIRA; from the coding sequence ATGACATCTGCCAAGGTTCATCCGCTCAAACGATTGTTTAACTACGATCGCATTTATCGCACTTCAGCTCTTCGTGCTAGTGTCTATTCAGTTCTCAACAAAGTCTTCGATCTCGCGCCGCCTTATTTAATCGGGATAGCAGTTGATATCGTGGTAAGCCGCGATCGCTCTTGGATTGCTGCACTTGGAATCACGGGTCTAATTGGACAACTTACGTTTATTTCATTCCTCACGCTGATCATTTGGGGAGCAGAATCGCTGTTTGAATATTTCTACGATCGACAATGGCGAAATCTTGGTCAAGCGATGCAGCATGATTTACGCTTGGATGCCTACCAGCATTTACAAGAGTTAGAGCTTGGTTTTTTTGAAACTGAAACCACAGGTAATCTACTTGCGATTCTCAATGATGATATTAATCAGCTTGAAAGATTTCTCGACAGTGGTGCAAATCAGATTCTGCAATTCTTCACGACTGTATTGTTAGTCGGTGGAACTTTTATTGCGTTTGCGCCTTCGGTTTCGTGGTTAGCGATGTTGCCGATTCCGTTTATTTTATGGGGTTCGATCGTGTTTCAAAATCGATTGGCTCCACGGTATGCAGATGTTAGACAGAAATCGGGATTGATTAGCGCAAGATTGGCGAATAACTTATCGGGAATTGCAACAATTAAGAGCTTTACGGCGGAAGAGTATGAACTCGATCGGGTCGGGGCTGAAAGTGAAGCATATCGGAAAAGTAATGGAAAAGCGATCGACCTTTCTGCGGCATTCGTTCCTGTGATTCGATTTGTGATTTTGATCGGATTCACAGCAACATTGTTTTTGGGTGGATTGAAAGCTGCAAATGGCGAACTGTCAGTCGGAACTTACGGCTTTATGGTGTTCATTATTCAGCGATTGTTGTGGCCCTTTACAACATTGGGACAAACATTAGATCAGTATCAACGAGCAATGGCATCGATTAATCGGGTGATGAATTTGCTCGACACCCCGATCGCAATTCCAACCGGAGATCAATCGCTGCCAACGCATCAAGTTAAAGGCAATGTAGACATTCAGAACATTACCTTTTCGTATGTCGATCGTACTCCTGCACTGAAAGAACTATCCCTGCACATTCCAGCCGGACAAACGATCGGAATTGTAGGGGCAACAGGTTCAGGAAAAAGTACCTTAGTCAAATTGCTGCTTAGATTCTATGAGATCCAGCAAGGACAAATTCTGATAGATGGCATTGATATTCGAGAATTGAAATTGCGCGATCTAAGACGCTGTATTGGATGGGTGAGCCAAGAGGTATTCCTATTTCATGGAACCGTTGCAGAAAACATTAGTTACGGCAGTTTTGATGCAAGTCGATCAGAAGTGATTCAAGCTGCCAAACTTGCAGAAGCACACGAGTTTATTGATCAATTGCCACAAGGATATGACACGATCGTGGGTGAACGCGGTCAGAAACTATCGGGCGGACAGCGGCAACGATTGGCGATCGCTAGAGCAATTCTCAAAGATCCACCTATCCTGATTCTTGATGAAGCGACTTCTGCGGTCGATAACGAAACCGAAGCAGCAATTCAGCGATCGCTCTTAACAATCACTCAGCACAGAACGACAATTGCGATCGCTCATCGGCTTTCAACGATTAGACAAGCTCACTGTATCTATGTGATGGAATATGGTCGCATTGTTGAGCAAGGAACTCACGAGGAGCTACTTGAACTGAATGGATTGTATTCCAGTTTATGGCGAGTTCAATCTGGGATTCGGGCTTGA